CCGCCTCGTCGATCCGCTTTCCTACTGCTTTTACAGACAGTATCCGGGAAGTGAATATCCAGGGAGAAGTATACTTCGATGTAGCCGCTAAAGCCGGCCAGCCGTTTTATGTAAAAGCCGCCGCCATGAAAGTGGCGGTGCTCGGAACGCGCTTTAATATTATGGCCTACGAAGAAGAAAACAACATCTGTACCTCTCTGCTGGAAGGAGCTGTAAATATTATCAGCGGCTACGCTGTAAAACATATGCAGCCAGGGCAACAGGCGCTGGTAAACCGGCAGCACGATGGTATCAGCATCAGCAACGCAGACGTGGAATCGGCCGTAGCCTGGAAGGATGGCCGGTTCGAATTCAACGGCAATATTAAAAGCATTATGCGGGAACTCGCCCGCTGGTATGATGTACAGGTGGTATTCGAAGGAGAGATTACCAATAAATCGTTCGGTGGTTCATTTTCCCGGCAAGACAAACTAGCAGATATCTTAGAAAAACTCGAATTAACAGGAAGTATTCATTTCAAACTAACAAACAACATCATTACCGTAAGTCCATAGTCAACCGTAATCTTTTGTTATGAAAAAACGTATAGTCAACCAAAATCGATTTAGTAGCTAAAAGCTGGCTACTGGCTGTTTAGCGGCTTCTTAAATCCGGTCTGTGAATGATATGCTTATGGCGACAGGTACGTCCTGGCCATGCTATGTCATCGCTTTCCGCATCCATCAAAATTCAAACATTCCTCTACAATGATGCAAACTATCCACAATCCACGCCCCGGTGGGTGTCGTGTTCTTTCCGATCCGAAACTGATACGCTGTATGAAATTCATTTTCGTACTGCTGTTGTCGACCGTTCTGCAGGCATCGGCAGCCAGCTATGCGCAACAGGTGACGTTACATGTTAAATCTGTATCGCTGCTGGAAGTGTTTAAAAGCATCCGCCAGCAAACCGGATACGTGTTCGTATTCGATGTACAGATGATAGACAATGCACGGCCTGTTAGCTGTTCAATGGATGCTGTTCCTATAGAAAAGGCCCTGGAAGAGGTTTTTAGAGATCAACCCCTGGCCTGGTCCATCGTCAGTAAAACAATTATTATTAAAAAGAAGTCGGGCAGTCCTGTCAGGACTGAAGCGGCGCCGGAACGCGTTAAGATCAAAGGGCAGGTAACGGAAAGCAACGGCAATCCGATGGTGGGCGTGACGGTAGTCAATAAGAACCGCTCCGCCAATGCGCAAACAGACGACCTCGGCATTTTCACGATCGAGGCTAATATCGGCGACAGCCTGCTCTTCACCATGATAGGCATGCTGCCGCAAACCGTTGCCGTAAAGAGTGAAAAGCTGATTAAAATAGTGATGCAACCGAAAGTATCTGATGTGGGAGAAGTAGTGGTGGTAGCCTATGGTACACAGAAGAAAACCAGCATGGTGAGTGCAGTAACCAGCATTAATCCCAAAGAGCTGAAAGGCCCTACCAGCAACCTCACCACCATGCTTGCAGGCCGCCTGTCGGGCGTTATCTCCTACCAGCGCAGCGGAGAGCCCGGTCAGGATAACGCCAGTTTCTTTATCCGCGGTATCACTACTTTCGGCACCGGGAAAGTGGATCCGCTGATACTCATCGATGGGATGGAATCCAGTACGAACGACCTGGCCCGTTTGCAACCCGATGATATTGCCGGTTTCTCCATCCTGAAAGATGCCACTGCGTCCTCGCTGTATGGCGCCAGAGGTGCTAACGGCGTGGTGTTGGTGAGCACCAAATCAGGCGTTGAAGCCAAAACATCGTTGAATGTACGCTACGAAAACTCCCTCTCCAGCAATACCCGCAACTTCAAATTCGCGGATAATATCACCTACATGAAACTGGCGAATGAAGCCATCCTTACCCGTCACCCGCTGACGGATGTGCAATATTCCCAGTCGAAGATCGATCACACTGCCGCCGGCGACGACCCGCTACTGTATCCCAACAACAACTGGATCAAGCAGCTGATCAAAGATTATACAGTGAACCGGAGAACGAACTTTAATCTCAAAGGAGGCGGAAAAGTAGCACAGTTCTACATTTCCGGCACTTACAATATAGATAACGGTGTGCTGAACGTAGATCACCGCAATAACTTCAACAGCAACATCAAACTAAAAAATTACAACCTGCGGTCTAATGTCAATATCAATCTAACTCCTACCACACAGGTTGTTGTACGCACTTACGGCCAGTTCGATGATTATAATGGTCCGGTTGGCGGCGGTGCTGCCCTGTTCAACCAGTCTGTGTGGGCCAACCCGGTGATGTTCCCGGCAGTATATCCTGCCAGCTACGCTCCGGAACTCAAGCATCCATTGTTTGGTAACGCCGTAAAGCCCGGCTCCCCCAGCGATCCCGGCAATGGCTCCAATCTTTACAACAACCCATATGCGAACTCCGTTTCCGGCTACCAGCAGTACAATACCTCTACCCTGCTGGTACAACTGGAATTGAAACAGGATCTGAAATTCCTGCTGCCCGGCCTCAGCGCCCGGGCCATGGGTTATACCGACCGTTACGCCTACTTCGATGTAACGAGGCAGTATACGCCCTATTTCTACACCATGAAATACGATCAGTACACCAAAACACCTGCGCTCACCTCGCTCAACACCAATGGAACGGAGTATCTGAACTACTCGCCGGGCGACAAGCGCCTGAATACTACCGCTTATATGGAAGCAGCAGTTAACTACAACCAGCAATTCAATAAGGTACACAACGTATCCGGTATGCTCATCGGCCTGGTGCGCAACTATCTTACTGCCAACGCCGGTACGTTGCAAACGTCGCTGCCCCACCGTAACATGGGCGTGTCGGGCAGGTTCACGTACGACTACGATAACCGCTACCTCGCTGAACTGAACTTCGGCTATAACGGGTCCGAACGTTTTGCCAGCAGTCACCGCTTTGGTTTCTTTCCTTCCGCCGGAATCGCCTGGAACCTGCAGAATGAAAAGTTCTTTAAACCGCTCACACGTACGATCGACAAACTCAAGCTGCGCGCCACTTATGGCCTCGTAGGGAACGATCAGATCGGAAATGAGAACGACCGCTTTTTCTACCTCTCCGATGTGAATATGAACGACGCCGGCAAAGGAGCTACTTTCGGAGAAAGGAAAAGCTACTCCAGACCAGGCGTATCCGTAAACCGCTACGAAAACCGTGAAATCACCTGGGAAAAATCCTACAAGACCAACCTCGGTATGGAGCTGGGTTTATTCCACGCCATGAACATCCAGCTGGATCTTTACCGGGAACACCGCACTAACATCCTGATGACGCGCAGTACGATCCCTGCTACGATGGGCCTCAACTCTCCTATCCAGGCTAACGTGGGCGAGGCATCCGGACAAGGGGTGGATCTCGCTGTCGACTATACGAAAAGTTTCCGCAACAGTGCATTCGTACAATTCCGCGGCAACTTCACCTATGCCACCAGCAAGCTGCTGGTGAATGAAGAACCGAAATACCCCGAGCCCTACCGCTCCAGGGTAGGCCAGCCACTGTCGCAGGTATTCGGCTACATCGCTGAACGGCTTTTCGTGGACGATCAGGAAGTAGCTAACTCCGCTTACCAGAACTGGGGCCAGCCGGTATTGGGCGGCGATATCAAATATCACGATGTGAACGGCGACGGTAAGATCTCCGAGGCCGACATGGTGCCGATTGGATTGCCCACCACGCCTGAAATTACCTATGGCTTTGGTTTTTCCTTCGGTTACAAACAACTGGATCTGAGCTTCTTTTTCCAGGGCTCCGCACGTTCTTCTTTCTGGATAGAGCCCTACCTGGTTTCCCCGTTTGTATTGAATGGAGGCGGCCAGCACGGCCTGTTACAGGCGATCGCCAACGATCACTGGAGCGAAAGCAACCGGAATTTATATGCCTTCTGGCCCCGGTTGAGCGATCAGTTCAACTGGAACAATCTTCAGAAATCCACGTGGTGGATGCGCAGCGGCGACTTCCTCCGGCTGAAATCTGTGGAGCTGGGGTATACCTTCCCGAAAAGCCTGCTGAACAGGGCGCACATCACCAACGCCCGCATCTATGCCAATACGCTCAACCTCTTTGTGCTGAGCAAATTCAAGACCTGGGATCCTGAAATGGGAGGTAACGGTCTCGGCTACCCGGTGCAACGCGTCATCAACCTCGGTCTGAATATCGGCCTTTAATTCACGTATAATAATGTCAGATATGAAAATACAATACGCCATCACTTATAGCACCGTTGCCCGGTGGGCCTTTTGTCTGCTGCTGCTTTTACCGGCGCCCGCCTGTAAAAAGTTCCTGGATGTGATCCCGGATAACGTGGCTACCATCGATAATGCTTTCACCATGCGTGCGGAAGCGGAGAAATATCTTTTCACCTGCTATTCCTATTTGCCCACCAGCAGCGATCTATCTACCAATCCGGCACTGCTGGCCGGCGACGAGTTCTGGATGGTAGAGCCCTACAGCACCAATGACGCGCCCTGGCAGATCGCCCGGGGATTTCAGAATGCCAATACGGTGCAGCTGTCGAAATGGACCGATTATTTTAAAGCACTGCGCGATTGTAACATCTTCCTGGATAATATAAATAAAGTAGTAGACCTCCGGCAGGCAGAAAGAAGCCGCTGGATCGCGGAAGTAAAATTCCTCAAAGCTTATTACCACTGGCTGCTGGTTCGTATGTACGGGCCTGTTCCTATCATCGACCACAACCTGCCCATCGCCAGTTCCGCTGAAGCCACCAAGGTAACCAGGCTGCCGGTAGATACTGTTTTCAGTTATATCTCCAACCTGATAGACACCGCTGTGGTGGACCTTCCGGATATCATCGCCGACCGCTCTACGGAACTCGGGCGTATGACCAAATCCATTGCATTGTCTATCAAGGCAAGGGTGCTCGTTACTGCCGCCAGCCCGCTGTTCAACGGCAATACGGATTATATGGGTTTCAATAGTCCGGATGGTAAACCTTTCTTCAACAACGCCTATGATGCCGGGAAATGGACAAAAGCCGCAGACGCCTGCAAGGCTGCCGTTACTTCCTGCGAAAGAGTGGGCATGGTATTGTATAGCTTCAATCAGCTGGGGGTAACGTTGTCGGATACACTGACCCGGCAAATGTCGATCCGCAACGCCACCTGTGAAGAATGGAATCCGGAAATCATCTGG
The genomic region above belongs to Chitinophaga sp. 180180018-3 and contains:
- a CDS encoding TonB-dependent receptor: MKFIFVLLLSTVLQASAASYAQQVTLHVKSVSLLEVFKSIRQQTGYVFVFDVQMIDNARPVSCSMDAVPIEKALEEVFRDQPLAWSIVSKTIIIKKKSGSPVRTEAAPERVKIKGQVTESNGNPMVGVTVVNKNRSANAQTDDLGIFTIEANIGDSLLFTMIGMLPQTVAVKSEKLIKIVMQPKVSDVGEVVVVAYGTQKKTSMVSAVTSINPKELKGPTSNLTTMLAGRLSGVISYQRSGEPGQDNASFFIRGITTFGTGKVDPLILIDGMESSTNDLARLQPDDIAGFSILKDATASSLYGARGANGVVLVSTKSGVEAKTSLNVRYENSLSSNTRNFKFADNITYMKLANEAILTRHPLTDVQYSQSKIDHTAAGDDPLLYPNNNWIKQLIKDYTVNRRTNFNLKGGGKVAQFYISGTYNIDNGVLNVDHRNNFNSNIKLKNYNLRSNVNINLTPTTQVVVRTYGQFDDYNGPVGGGAALFNQSVWANPVMFPAVYPASYAPELKHPLFGNAVKPGSPSDPGNGSNLYNNPYANSVSGYQQYNTSTLLVQLELKQDLKFLLPGLSARAMGYTDRYAYFDVTRQYTPYFYTMKYDQYTKTPALTSLNTNGTEYLNYSPGDKRLNTTAYMEAAVNYNQQFNKVHNVSGMLIGLVRNYLTANAGTLQTSLPHRNMGVSGRFTYDYDNRYLAELNFGYNGSERFASSHRFGFFPSAGIAWNLQNEKFFKPLTRTIDKLKLRATYGLVGNDQIGNENDRFFYLSDVNMNDAGKGATFGERKSYSRPGVSVNRYENREITWEKSYKTNLGMELGLFHAMNIQLDLYREHRTNILMTRSTIPATMGLNSPIQANVGEASGQGVDLAVDYTKSFRNSAFVQFRGNFTYATSKLLVNEEPKYPEPYRSRVGQPLSQVFGYIAERLFVDDQEVANSAYQNWGQPVLGGDIKYHDVNGDGKISEADMVPIGLPTTPEITYGFGFSFGYKQLDLSFFFQGSARSSFWIEPYLVSPFVLNGGGQHGLLQAIANDHWSESNRNLYAFWPRLSDQFNWNNLQKSTWWMRSGDFLRLKSVELGYTFPKSLLNRAHITNARIYANTLNLFVLSKFKTWDPEMGGNGLGYPVQRVINLGLNIGL
- a CDS encoding RagB/SusD family nutrient uptake outer membrane protein → MKIQYAITYSTVARWAFCLLLLLPAPACKKFLDVIPDNVATIDNAFTMRAEAEKYLFTCYSYLPTSSDLSTNPALLAGDEFWMVEPYSTNDAPWQIARGFQNANTVQLSKWTDYFKALRDCNIFLDNINKVVDLRQAERSRWIAEVKFLKAYYHWLLVRMYGPVPIIDHNLPIASSAEATKVTRLPVDTVFSYISNLIDTAVVDLPDIIADRSTELGRMTKSIALSIKARVLVTAASPLFNGNTDYMGFNSPDGKPFFNNAYDAGKWTKAADACKAAVTSCERVGMVLYSFNQLGVTLSDTLTRQMSIRNATCEEWNPEIIWDNPNSTTHEIQRQALPRLDPSRISNESVLGSLAPTMKIAELFYTDKGIPITEDLTWDYNNRFRLRTATHDEGELIQEGYTTASLHFNREPRFYADLAFDGAVWMMQKKTFHIESKAGQWQTRKNIYDNNVTGYFAKKLVNWKDEILEGQGVYIEAHSWPEMRLADLYLLYAEALNEQGGPQPDAFKYIDKVRARAGLQGVQASWGSYSRQPTKFATKEGFRQIIQQERLIELAMEGSRFWDLRRWKRCMEELNKPVTGWDVDQSDPTFYYRIRTLYRQSFQTRNYFWPLDSWELLNNPKLLQNFGW